A genome region from Sceloporus undulatus isolate JIND9_A2432 ecotype Alabama chromosome 1, SceUnd_v1.1, whole genome shotgun sequence includes the following:
- the LOC121919886 gene encoding protein ALP1-like, with translation MWETHFRMKRAIFFVLVQVLQPDLERSCSRMRKPISVEERVAMTLWWLSSPLLYHKVASRFEVGRSSVAEIAVEVCLVIEKRLLKKAIQLGNYHTIMDGFLNKGFPHCVGAIDGTHIPVSPPCGREEEYLDHKQGYSITVQGTVDHRGRFIDVELGHTGRAHDSHIFRHSALWHAMDEGYFVPGNPTINIADVRVPPLIIGDGAYPIQPWLMRPFPAPNCPEQVYFNKSLSRARNIVEKDFGHLKSRWGCLAGRLTVKEENFVTVTAACFVLHNICVTNGEVLHDDIEAPAPIVLPPMHANRKQYDINRKREGEQIRNAIAGWMFTNLRR, from the exons ATGTGGGAGACACATTTCAGAATGAAACGTGCCATTTTTTTTGTTCTGGTACAAGTGCTCCAGCCCGACCTTGAGAGAAGCTGCAGTAGAATGAGGAAGCCAATCTCTGTAGAAGAGAGGGTGGCAATGACGTTGTGGTGGTTGTCGAGCCCTCTTTTGTACCATAAAGTGGCATCCAGATTTGAAGTTGGGAGATCATCGGTTGCCGAGATTGCTGTGGAGGTTTGTCTGGTGATTGAAAAGAGACTTCTAAAAAAAGCTATTCAGCTTGGAAATTATCACACG ATAATGGACGGTTTCCTTAACAAGGGCTTCCCTCATTGCGTTGGGGCAATTGATGGAACGCATATTCCAGTTAGCCCACCATGTGGAAGGGAGGAAGAATACCTCGATCATAAGCAGGGATACTCCATCACGGTACAAGGGACAGTTGACCATCGCGGAAGATTCATCGACGTGGAACTGGGACATACTGGGAGAGCGCATGATAGCCACATTTTCAGGCACTCCGCTTTGTGGCATGCCATGGATGAAGGATACTTTGTTCCTGGCAATCCCACCATCAATATTGCTGATGTGCGTGTTCCACCATTGATAATTGGGGATGGAGCATACCCTATACAGCCATGGCTCATGAGGCCGTTTCCTGCTCCGAACTGCCCTGAACAGGTGTACTTTAACAAATCATTAAGCAGGGCAAGAAACATCGTGGAAAAAGATTTTGGCCATTTGAAAAGCAGATGGGGCTGCCTTGCTGGCAGACTCACAGTGAAAGAAGAAAACTTTGTTACTGTGACTGCGGCTTGCTTTGTTTTGCACAACATTTGTGTTACTAACGGAGAGGTGCTTCATGATGACATTGAGGCACCAGCTCCTATTGTTCTACCACCCATGCATGCCAATCGGAAACAGTATGATATTAACAGGAAAAGGGAGGGCGAACAGATAAGAAATGCAATTGCTGGATGGATGTTTACGAATTTGCGGCGATAA